From one Neovison vison isolate M4711 chromosome 1, ASM_NN_V1, whole genome shotgun sequence genomic stretch:
- the PRPF4B gene encoding serine/threonine-protein kinase PRP4 homolog has protein sequence MREGCAPSSSTSTSFYRPGSRRHRRRGVRKFKMAAAETLSLREQPEIEDADNSEKSVNEENGEVSEDQSQNKHSRHKKKKHKHRSKHKKHKHSSEEDKDKKHKHKHKHKKHKRKEAIDASDKEGLSPAKRTKLDDLALLEDLEKQRALIKAELDNELMEGKVQSGMGLILQGYESGSEEEGEIHEKARNGNRSSTRSSSTKGKLELMDNKNSTKKRSKSRSKERTRHRSDKKKSKGGVEIVKEKTTRSKSKERKKSKSPSKRSKSQDQARKSKSPTLRRRSQEKIGKARSPADDKVKIEDKSRSKDRKKSPIINESRSRDRVKKSRSPVDLRGKSKDRRSRSKERKSKRSDTDKEKKPIKSPSKDASSGKENRSPSRRPGRSPKRRSLSPKQRDKSRRSRSPLVNDRRSKQSKSPSRTLSPGRRAKSRSLERKRREPERRRLSSPRTRPRDDILSRRERSKDASPINRWSPTRRRASRSPIRRRSRSPLRRSRSPRRRSRSPRRRDRGRRSRSRLRRRSRSRGGRRRRSRSKVKEDKFKGSLSEGMKVEQESSSDDNLEDFDVEEEDEEALIEQRRIQRQAIVQKYKYLAEDSNMSVPSEPSSPQSSTCTRSPSPDDILERVAADVKEYERENVDTFEASVKAKHNLMTVEQNNGSSQKKLLAPDMFTESDDMFAAYFDSARLRAAGIGKDFKENPNLRDNWTDAEGYYRVNIGEVLDKRYNVYGYTGQGVFSNVVRARDNARANQEVAVKIIRNNELMQKTGLKELEFLKKLNDADPDDKFHCLRLFRHFYHKQHLCLVFEPLSMNLREVLKKYGKDVGLHIKAVRSYSQQLFLALKLLKRCNILHADIKPDNILVNESKTILKLCDFGSASHVADNDITPYLVSRFYRAPEIIIGKSYDYGIDMWSVGCTLYELYTGKILFPGKTNNHMLKLAMDLKGKMPNKMIRKGVFKDQHFDQNLNFMYIEVDKVTEREKVTVMSTINPTKDLLADLIGCQRLPEDQRKKVHQLKDLLDQILMLDPAKRISINQALQHAFIQEKI, from the exons GATAGAAGATGCTGATAATTCCGAAAAGAGtgtaaatgaagaaaatggagaagTATCAGAAGACCAATCTCAAAATAAGCACAGTCGtcacaaaaaaaagaagcataaacACAGAAGTAAACATAAGAAACATAAACATTCCTCAGAAGAAGACAAGGataaaaaacataaacataagcATAAAcataagaaacacaaaagaaaagaagctatTGATGCTTCTGACAAAGAAGGTCTGTCTCCAGCAAAAAGAACTAAACTTGATGATTTAGCATTGCTGGAAGACTTGGAAAAACAGAGAGCCTTGATTAAAGCTGAACTTGATAATGAGTTAATGGAAGGAAAGGTCCAATCTGGGATGGGGCTCATATTACAAGGTTATGAGTCTGGCTCTGAAGAAGAGGGGGAGATACATGAAAAAGCAAGAAATGGAAATAGGTCTAGTACCAGATCTTCAAGTACAAAGGGGAAACTTGAGCTAATGGACaataaaaatagtacaaaaaAGCGAAGTAAAAGCAGATCCAAAGAACGGACTAGACATAggagtgataaaaagaaaagtaagggaGGTGTTGAAATAGTTAAAGAGAAGACAACTAGGAGCAAgtcaaaggagaggaaaaagtccAAAAGTCCATCCAAGAGAAGTAAGTCTCAAGATCAAGCAAGGAAATCAAAATCTCCTACGCTTAGAAGGCGATCTCAAGAGAAAATTGGGAAGGCCAGATCTCCTGCTGATGACAAAGTTAAAATTGAAGATAAAAGTCGgtcaaaagacaggaaaaaatccCCAATTATAAATGAAAGTAGAAGTCGTGATCGAGTCAAAAAATCCAGATCCCCAGTTGACTTAAGAGGTAAATCCAAAGACAGAAGATCACGGTCCAAAGAGAGAAAATCAAAACGGTCTGACACGGATAAAGAAAAGAAGCCAATTAAATCTCCCTCTAAAGATGCTTCTTCTGGGAAAGAAAATCGGTCACCCAGTAGAAGACCTGGTCGAAGTCCTAAAAGAAGAAGTTTGTCTCCAAAACAGCGGGATAAGTCAAGGAGAAGTAGATCTCCACTTGTAAATGATAGAAGGTCTAAACAAAGCAAATCACCTTCCCGAACTCTGTCTCCTGGTAGAAGAGCCAAGAGCCGATCCTTGGAAAGAAAACGAAGAGAACCAGAAAGGAGACGACTTTCTTCTCCAAG AACACGACCTCGAGATGATATCCTCAGTAGACGTGAAAGATCAAAAGATGCCAGCCCGATCAATAGGTGGTCTCCAACCCGAAGAAGAGCAAGTAGATCTCCCATTAGAAGACGGTCTCGTTCACCACTCAGACGTAGTAGGTCACCCAGGAGAAGAAGCAGGTCCCCTCGGAGGAG gGACAGAGGTCGGAGGAGCCGGTCACGTTTGAGAAGACGGTCTCGATCACGGGGTGGTCGTAGACGTAGGAGCAGAAGCAAAGTAAAGGAAGATAAATTTAAAGGAAGTCTTTCTGAAGGAATGAAAGTTGAACAAGAATCTTCATCGGATGATAA ccttgaaGACTTTGATgtagaagaagaagatgaagaagccCTAATAGAACAGAGAAGAATACAGAGGCAGGCAATTGTTCAG aaatataaataccTTGCTGAAGATAGCAATATGTCTGTGCCATCTGAACCAAGCAGCCCCCAGAGCAGCACCTGTACACGGTCACCTTCTCCagatgacattctggaaagggtAGCTGCTGATGTGAAAGAGTATGAACGGGAAAATGTTGATACATTTGAGGCCTCAGTAAAAGCCAAGCATAACCTAATGACTGTTGAACAGAATAATG GTTCATCTCAGAAAAAGCTCTTGGCACCTGATATGTTTACAGAATCTGATGATATGTTTGCCGCCTATTTTGAT AGTGCTCGTCTTCGGGCTGCTGGCATTGGAAAGGATTTCAAAGAGAATCCCAACCTCAGGGATAACTGGACAGATGCAGAAGGCTATTACC gtGTGAACATAGGTGAAGTCCTAGATAAGCGTTACAATGTGTATGGCTACACTGGCCAGGGTGTCTTCAGTAATGTTGTACGAGCCAGAGATAATGCAAGAGCCAACCAAGAAGTGGCTGTAAAAATCATCAGAAACAATGAGCTCAT gcaAAAAACTGGCTTAAAAGAACTAGAATTCCTGAAAAAACTTAACGATGCTGATCCTGATGACAAATTTCATTGTTTGCGACTCTTCAGACACTTTTACCACAAACAGCATCTCTGTCTCGTATTTGAGCCTCTAAG TATGAATTTACGAGAGGTGTTAAAAAAATACGGTAAGGATGTTGGTCTTCATATTAAAGCTGTAAGATCCTACAGTCAGCAGTTGTTCTTGGCATTAAAACTCCTTAAAAGATGCAATATTCTACATGCAGATATCAAGCCAGACAATATCCTG GTTAATGAatcaaaaactattttaaagctCTGCGATTTTGGGTCAGCTTCACATGTTGCGGATAATGACATAACACCTTATCTTGTCAGTAGATTTTATCGTGCTCCTGAAATCA TTATAGGTAAAAGCTATGATTATGGTATAGATATGTGGTCTGTAGGTTGTACCTTATATGAACTCTACActggaaaaattttatttcctggcAAAACCAATAACCATATGTTGAAGCTCGCCATGGATCTCAAAGGAAAGATGCCAAATAAG ATGATTCGGAAAGGCGTATTCAAAGACCAACATTTTGATCAAAACCTCAACTTCATGTATATAGAAGTTGATAAAGTAACAGAGAGG gagaAAGTTACTGTCATGAGCACCATTAATCCAACCAAGGACCTGTTGGCTGACTTGATTGGGTGCCAGCGGCTTCCTGAAGACCAACGTAAAAAAGTACACCAGCTAAAGGACTTGTTGGACCAGATCCTAATGTTGGACCCCGCTAAACGAATAAGCATCAACCAGGCCCTACAGCATGCGTTCATccaggaaaaaatttaa